The following is a genomic window from Branchiostoma lanceolatum isolate klBraLanc5 chromosome 10, klBraLanc5.hap2, whole genome shotgun sequence.
AGTGCGCTTGTTTTTCTAACCTTTACAAGTAACACGATATTTGAACCTGCGTTAAACTTTTTGAGAGCCCCCCGTTACCGCGGATCTGGTTTCAAAATCCAAAACATCTCCTACCCTGATTTCAAGTTAAACAAATCTTAAAAACCTTTACcacttttttattttctttccagaGGAAGATGATGACCCTGTTTGAGAAGAGGAAACAGTGCCTGCTGTCCGACATGCCAGAAGACATGGCCCCGTTCGAGCGCGTGGAGGAAGGACTCAAGCGAGTCGCTGTAAGTCGTGTTGGACACAGTCACATTGTTTCACCTGTCACCTTCACAGATTGAATAGGTCTCCATTCCAACTCTCCTAGCAGATGCATGCTCGTGGAACCTTGCTCactaactatatatatatcaacacACAGTTATTTGCATAGCGCTGATGCCAGTCTATTTCCTTTCCCAGGACCCCAATGTGCAGACCAAAATCATCCGTAAGACGTCTGCAGAGACCAACAAACGCGTCCTGCTGGACCCGGTGTACGACAGGTCCTCCCTGAGCCCAGAGATGCAGAAGATGTGCGCCGACTACGAGATCCACAGTGTGGAGGAGATCGGAGAGGAACCCGAAGTCGAGGAAGGGAAGTCAGGTATGCTGCTATATTTCTGAATAAATCAAACCGTTCCAACACTTTGAAAATCACTTCGAGGTAGGAATAGAGTATTTCTGTAGCTACTCTGCTCTCCAGACCTATAGCCACAGAACTGAGCGTTGTAATCGCATGAATTCTTGGACTGTAGAAATCAAAACCTTTGAAAAATATCTGTGCTTTCAGTAAGGCATGTGGCACAAAACTCTTGTTTGAAATCCTAAACGGGTGTCAGGCATAACAGCATCGCTGAAAATCCTTCGATAAAAGTCGCACGACAAACGTGACCGCACATCGATACTCGGACGTCTTTGTTAAAAGATTCTCGCCTTGCTGCTATTGTAATGTGCAAAATGTTTCCGCAGAGTCCGACGGTGCTGACGGCGGGTCCTCCCGAGTTCGCCGGCAGATAGTCCTCAACTGCCCCCCGCCGATGTTCCGGTGGAGATGCACCCTTCGTACCAACAGCTGCATCTACTACTACACCTGCGACGGTGCTGGCCAACCTGGCCAGCCCCCATCCTACTTCCAGTGCACCAACAACCATCTCTACTCCGGTATGGGATGGGAATGCACGCCATTCTGTCCTTAGAGTCCATGTAGTCTGTGCACTTCCCCTTGAGTTTGGTCGTCAGTAATCTGACAGAGGGGATTTCGTTATCAAAACGTACACGTAGTTTGTTCTCACAAAAGTGTGGCTGTAGCGTTTTGAGGAATGCCAATATGCAAACACTTATGTCTTGCCTGTGTCTTGCCTATGTCTTGTCTTGTCACGTAGTTTTTAAAGACAAAGATGTATTTTCCTTCTACAGTGCTATATCTTTTTGTATGCGTTACTCAGTTGTTTAGTGCCTGTGCAGAATTTGTAACTAGAGCTCGGATTTCACATGTAAAAGTGCAACATCACTACAGATACACAATGACATTGTCTAACATGTAACGTGCCTTTTCGATCACTCCTTGTTATGTGATTCCATTTCGCTTGTGAAAGAGATTTTAATGCAAGCAGAGAGGATGTACCTGgtttgttcttgtttctttaatCAACCTGTTCTTGCAGCTTTCATTTGAATAAAAAGGAGTTTAACCCAGAATTAAGTGTTCTTAGCATTTCTTGGGAGTTGACCACGAAGACCGTCCACAAACAATCAAAATCAACCTGTACAGTTTATCATACCTTAGACCACTGGTTCATAGCGTTGATTGAATAACACTTATCGTTGTCCAATAGCAAGAAAACGCGTCAAACATGCCTCGACTCCACTACAGTGGCGTCCCTGCCCCTTTAGAAGAAGATACAAGTATTATCCCTTGTTGAACACAGATCAGTTGATTGTCCTTACCTTTCATTAACCTTGTCCTGCATGTTGACGTGTGTGACCGGCGCCCATCCTAGAACAGTATTTGAAAAGATATTCCCTGTCCTGTCCCCCACTATTGAAAATAGAAGATCCCAATGACCCCTTCAAAGATAAGTTCAGCCTTCAACCTGATCACAGTCAGTAACACCTGACCCTCGCGTGTCAGTCTAGCGTTCTACCTGTGTACAGTCGTAACCGAATATCCATACGCCATGATGTTTCACCTTGCGAGGTGAAAACAACCCGGCGTACTGTGGCATGTAAGCAGGTGAGGGTAGAAAAATGGATTTAACACCACCGGAGACCTAAAACACAAACAGGTATGTTCTGTATGCATCTGCATTTGGATTCGCGAAGTTAAAGGGATGCATGGATGTAATATATGCACCTAAAAATTTCAAGGTGTCGCACTGATCAGCGAATGTTTGCTTCGACTTCGACATGTGTGATTCTAATCCGGCTTTGCGGTTTTGAAATTAGAAGCCAGTCTTGTTTTTCTGAAATATCCTTTGATGTGACCTGCAAACAGTTGTCGACCAAATGAATGGGGTACTGACTCACACTCTACTGGAAAACAACAGATAAAGTGATAAACATGTTTTTCGGTCGGTTATTTTTCCTGGTACGCTGTTTAACGAGGGCAGTGAACTCGGCACCTATTCTTCAGTTGCAGCGATGTTGTTTGCAGTAGGTCACCCCAAACGAACTTGAGATTGGTGTAGAATAACCTCTTGTGTTGCGgtgatggccgatagatgatgatgatgaaaaacactcatgGTTAACAGTTGCCTCAACTTCCTCAATTTCCAGGTATACGACAGGAAATGCGTCACGTTA
Proteins encoded in this region:
- the LOC136443657 gene encoding uncharacterized protein, which produces MHNASMVVCRPPYKNPPFLALLQTTSTDIQKSTSEDSRSANLFISRTTFHRAEVNMATMALITLVVMACVAGVFAVPAAAPAPAAKEKYEHLTLPINERGTKFNEEADVDHDDKIVIFSVPDHNTVSDSKVMLDFNTRKMMTLFEKRKQCLLSDMPEDMAPFERVEEGLKRVADPNVQTKIIRKTSAETNKRVLLDPVYDRSSLSPEMQKMCADYEIHSVEEIGEEPEVEEGKSESDGADGGSSRVRRQIVLNCPPPMFRWRCTLRTNSCIYYYTCDGAGQPGQPPSYFQCTNNHLYSGMGWECTPFCP